In Vibrio sp. 10N, the following proteins share a genomic window:
- the purF gene encoding amidophosphoribosyltransferase yields MCGIVGIVGSTPVNQSIYDALTVLQHRGQDAAGIVTIESNRFRLRKANGLVKDVFEAKHMQRLQGNVGIGHVRYPTAGSSSASEAQPFYVNSPFGITLAHNGNLTNAHEVREKLFEKDRRHVNTTSDSEVLLNVLAHEIDTVKGNVTSDDVFRAVTNVHRAIKGAYAVAAMIIGHGMIAFRDPNGIRPLCLGKREVAGKTEYMVASESVALDAVGFDFVRDVAPGEAIYATFDGELFTRQCADNPSLNPCIFEFVYFARPDSFIDKISVYSARVEMGKKLGERIKDEFADLDIDVVIPIPETSCDIALQIAQAIDKPYRQGFVKNRYVGRTFIMPGQQQRKKSVRRKLNAIRSEFKGKNVLLVDDSIVRGTTSEQIIEMARDSGANKVYMVSAAPEVRFPNVYGIDMPSANELIAHGRDNDAICKQIGADALIYQTVPDLLEAVGLGNPDVKQFEASVFNGEYVTGDIDQSYLDYLDSLRNDDAKVQRDIQQDLANLELHNEGI; encoded by the coding sequence ATGTGTGGTATTGTTGGAATCGTTGGCTCTACGCCTGTGAATCAGTCTATCTATGACGCTTTGACCGTTTTACAGCATCGTGGCCAAGATGCCGCTGGTATTGTTACCATAGAAAGCAATCGTTTTCGTCTGCGTAAGGCGAATGGTCTAGTTAAAGACGTTTTTGAAGCGAAGCACATGCAGCGCCTCCAAGGTAACGTAGGTATTGGACATGTTCGCTACCCGACAGCTGGCAGCTCTAGCGCTTCTGAAGCGCAGCCATTCTACGTAAACTCTCCGTTTGGTATTACCCTGGCACACAATGGTAACCTCACCAACGCACACGAAGTTCGTGAAAAGTTGTTTGAGAAAGATCGTCGTCACGTCAATACGACATCGGATTCAGAAGTGCTGCTGAACGTTCTTGCGCACGAAATTGATACCGTCAAAGGTAATGTGACATCGGATGACGTGTTCCGTGCAGTGACTAACGTGCACCGTGCCATTAAAGGTGCTTACGCCGTAGCAGCGATGATCATCGGGCACGGTATGATTGCATTTCGTGATCCAAATGGCATTCGTCCTCTTTGCTTGGGTAAACGTGAAGTAGCAGGCAAAACTGAGTACATGGTGGCATCAGAGTCGGTTGCACTTGATGCGGTAGGTTTTGATTTTGTACGTGACGTTGCGCCAGGTGAAGCGATTTACGCGACATTTGATGGTGAGCTATTCACACGCCAATGTGCAGACAACCCTTCACTAAACCCTTGTATCTTTGAATTCGTTTACTTTGCGCGTCCAGATTCATTCATCGATAAGATTTCGGTATACAGTGCTCGCGTTGAAATGGGTAAGAAGCTTGGTGAGCGCATTAAAGATGAATTCGCAGATCTAGATATCGACGTTGTTATCCCTATTCCAGAGACATCTTGCGATATCGCACTGCAAATTGCTCAAGCGATTGATAAACCTTATCGTCAAGGTTTCGTTAAGAACCGTTACGTAGGCCGCACCTTCATCATGCCTGGTCAACAACAGCGTAAGAAGTCAGTACGTCGCAAGCTCAATGCTATCCGCTCTGAGTTTAAAGGTAAGAACGTACTGCTCGTTGATGATTCTATCGTTCGTGGCACAACATCAGAGCAGATCATTGAGATGGCTCGTGACTCTGGTGCTAACAAAGTGTACATGGTATCGGCTGCGCCAGAAGTTCGTTTCCCGAACGTATATGGTATCGATATGCCAAGTGCTAATGAACTTATTGCACACGGCCGCGATAATGATGCAATCTGTAAGCAAATTGGTGCTGATGCGCTTATCTACCAAACAGTTCCAGACCTTTTGGAAGCGGTGGGTCTGGGCAATCCAGATGTTAAACAGTTCGAAGCTTCAGTGTTCAATGGTGAGTATGTGACTGGCGATATCGATCAGTCCTACTTGGATTACCTTGATTCATTGCGTAACGATGATGCGAAAGTCCAGCGCGATATTCAGCAAGACTTGGCTAACTTAGAGCTTCATAACGAAGGTATCTAA
- a CDS encoding CvpA family protein: protein MNWLDFVILGVIGLSALISLVRGFAKEAMSLLIWFGAFFIASQYYAKLAVYFTNIEDDMFRNGAAIAALFVATLIVGALINYVIGQLVQKTGLSGTDRVLGIVFGGLRGVLIVSAVLFFVDTFTTLNNSEWWETSELVPHFKLVIEPFFEHIEATSSFLSGA, encoded by the coding sequence ATGAATTGGTTAGATTTTGTCATTTTGGGTGTGATTGGGCTATCGGCCTTGATCAGTTTAGTTCGCGGTTTTGCCAAAGAGGCAATGTCGCTTTTGATATGGTTTGGCGCGTTCTTTATCGCCAGCCAGTACTACGCAAAACTTGCGGTGTACTTTACTAATATCGAAGACGACATGTTTCGTAATGGCGCCGCAATCGCTGCCTTGTTTGTTGCGACTTTGATTGTCGGAGCTCTCATTAACTATGTCATAGGGCAGTTGGTTCAGAAAACGGGACTCTCGGGTACAGACAGAGTACTGGGTATCGTATTTGGCGGTTTGCGAGGAGTGCTTATCGTCTCAGCGGTACTGTTCTTTGTTGATACCTTTACCACGCTGAACAACAGCGAGTGGTGGGAAACCTCAGAACTGGTTCCACACTTTAAATTGGTCATTGAGCCGTTTTTTGAACACATCGAAGCAACTTCTAGTTTCTTGTCTGGCGCTTAG
- the folC gene encoding bifunctional tetrahydrofolate synthase/dihydrofolate synthase, producing MSSQSIPQATSSLQVWLDYLTSIHTSAIDLGLDRVSVVAQKGQLTKPAPTVITVAGTNGKGSTCALMEAILLDAGYSVGVYSSPHLIRYNERVRINGQELPDESHTQAFAYIEQLRGDVSLSFFEYATLAALKQFQEQKVEVVLLEVGLGGRLDATNVVDHDVSVITSLAVDHVDWLGDDINVIGFEKAGIYRAGKPAICGQPKPPATVPAHADDIGAEFYQTGIQFDYTQTSDSTWSWQHGTFALEDLPIPVLPLMNANTALMALGTANLDITDINIVNGLKNARLAGRMQVMEGTPTTILDVAHNPHSAEYLVTQLNRLHPNTRFKVVIGMLHDKDIAETIRVLNPLTEHWYPASLSGPRAASADELCTHLDSNQTLTRYDSPVSAYEAAKSDAKSDDLILVVGSFHTVGEVLAHCSGSGC from the coding sequence ATGAGTTCACAATCCATTCCACAAGCCACATCTTCACTACAGGTGTGGCTTGATTACTTAACCAGTATCCATACCAGTGCCATTGATCTTGGCCTAGACCGAGTGTCCGTCGTGGCGCAAAAAGGTCAACTTACCAAACCTGCTCCTACTGTTATCACCGTTGCCGGCACTAATGGCAAGGGATCGACTTGTGCATTGATGGAAGCCATTTTGCTTGATGCAGGCTACTCCGTGGGTGTATACAGCTCACCGCACTTAATTCGCTACAACGAACGTGTTCGTATTAACGGCCAAGAGCTGCCAGATGAGTCTCACACTCAGGCTTTTGCCTATATTGAACAGCTGCGTGGTGATGTTAGCCTGAGCTTTTTTGAGTATGCGACCTTGGCCGCTCTCAAGCAGTTCCAAGAACAGAAAGTTGAAGTCGTACTTTTAGAGGTTGGTCTTGGTGGTCGACTCGATGCGACGAATGTTGTCGACCATGATGTGTCAGTGATTACGAGTCTTGCAGTGGATCATGTTGACTGGTTAGGGGATGACATTAACGTTATCGGTTTTGAAAAGGCGGGCATTTATCGCGCGGGTAAACCAGCGATTTGTGGTCAACCAAAGCCACCAGCAACAGTGCCAGCGCATGCTGACGATATTGGTGCAGAGTTCTATCAAACTGGCATTCAATTTGACTACACGCAAACTTCAGACTCCACTTGGAGCTGGCAACACGGCACCTTTGCTTTAGAAGACTTGCCTATCCCAGTATTACCCCTGATGAATGCGAATACCGCGTTGATGGCACTGGGTACAGCCAATCTTGATATTACCGATATTAACATCGTCAACGGTCTTAAAAACGCTCGCTTGGCAGGGCGTATGCAGGTAATGGAAGGTACACCGACAACTATTCTCGATGTCGCGCATAACCCGCATTCGGCAGAGTACCTTGTTACTCAGCTTAATCGCTTGCATCCCAACACTCGATTTAAAGTCGTGATAGGTATGCTGCACGACAAAGATATTGCCGAAACCATTCGAGTTTTGAATCCCCTGACAGAGCATTGGTATCCTGCATCATTAAGCGGCCCAAGAGCGGCCTCTGCGGATGAGCTATGCACGCATCTTGATTCCAACCAAACTTTAACCCGATATGATTCGCCAGTTTCAGCCTATGAGGCAGCCAAATCGGACGCCAAATCAGACGATCTGATTCTGGTTGTGGGGTCGTTCCATACGGTTGGTGAGGTGCTGGCACACTGCAGTGGATCAGGCTGCTAA
- the truA gene encoding tRNA pseudouridine(38-40) synthase TruA → MKVALGIEYNGEKYFGWQRQREVTSVQEKLEKALSIVANEPIEVQCAGRTDAGVHGTGQVVHFETSAIRKPVAWTMGVNANLPKDIAVRWAKEVPEAFHARFSATARRYRYVIFNHDLRPGILSSGISHYHGDLDVEKMHQAGQYLLGENDFTSFRAVQCQSRSPWRNIMHLNVTRHGPYVVIDIKANAFVHHMVRNITGSLIVVGRGEQPPEWIEWLLAQKDRKLAGATAKADGLYLVDVDYPDEYQLPEMPIGPLFLPNDLNSGW, encoded by the coding sequence ATGAAAGTTGCATTAGGTATTGAATATAACGGTGAAAAATACTTCGGCTGGCAAAGACAGCGCGAAGTTACCAGTGTTCAAGAAAAACTGGAAAAGGCGCTATCTATTGTTGCCAATGAACCTATAGAGGTTCAGTGTGCGGGGCGTACCGACGCCGGTGTACACGGTACAGGGCAAGTGGTGCACTTTGAAACATCTGCGATCCGAAAGCCTGTTGCTTGGACGATGGGCGTTAATGCAAACCTACCTAAAGACATTGCGGTACGCTGGGCAAAAGAAGTCCCAGAAGCGTTCCATGCACGCTTTTCTGCAACCGCTCGTCGCTATCGTTATGTGATCTTCAATCACGATTTACGTCCTGGAATTTTATCTTCTGGTATCAGTCATTATCATGGCGACTTGGATGTAGAAAAAATGCATCAAGCAGGGCAGTACCTACTTGGTGAAAATGATTTCACGTCCTTTCGTGCCGTGCAGTGTCAATCTCGTAGCCCTTGGCGCAATATCATGCACTTAAACGTGACTCGCCACGGCCCTTACGTGGTGATTGATATTAAAGCGAACGCCTTTGTCCATCATATGGTGCGAAACATTACCGGTAGCTTGATTGTGGTCGGTAGAGGTGAGCAGCCACCTGAGTGGATAGAGTGGTTACTAGCACAAAAAGATCGCAAACTGGCTGGCGCTACGGCTAAAGCTGACGGTCTGTATTTGGTCGACGTCGACTATCCAGATGAGTACCAGCTCCCAGAAATGCCAATTGGTCCGCTATTTTTGCCGAATGATTTGAACTCTGGTTGGTAA
- a CDS encoding LysR family transcriptional regulator: protein MKLDDLNLFRLVVENGSYTATSRKTMIPVATITRRIQALEDSLNLRLLNRHARKLSLTEAGERFYNECSPLLQRLTSTSEEIADECKGASGKLKISSPSNLTKRLMMPMFNDFMAQYPDISLDLTMSNHADQLDPTEWDVIFRVGPQRDSSLIARKLSTVKDVLIATPEYLAKHGEPKHAEELSSHRLLKGAPLIKWQLKNVSGESIINNTKARFEANSLNVVRRACSAGLGITLMPDVMIQEHIDNGDLVRILPEWSANPRDIYMLYNHKDHLPEKVRLFIDFVIDYALH from the coding sequence ATGAAACTCGATGATTTAAATCTGTTCCGACTTGTTGTGGAAAATGGGAGTTATACAGCAACTTCTCGTAAGACCATGATACCTGTTGCAACAATTACTCGACGCATTCAGGCACTAGAGGATTCGTTGAACCTTCGCTTGCTTAATCGTCATGCGCGCAAACTGTCACTCACCGAAGCGGGCGAGCGCTTTTACAATGAGTGCTCACCTTTACTGCAACGACTAACGTCTACGTCAGAAGAAATTGCCGACGAGTGTAAAGGGGCATCGGGTAAACTGAAGATTTCCTCACCATCAAACCTCACCAAACGTTTGATGATGCCTATGTTCAATGACTTTATGGCTCAATACCCTGATATCAGTCTTGATTTGACGATGAGCAACCACGCCGATCAGCTAGACCCAACCGAGTGGGATGTCATCTTCCGCGTTGGACCGCAGCGCGACTCTAGCCTTATTGCCCGCAAACTCAGCACAGTCAAAGATGTTTTGATCGCAACCCCAGAGTACTTAGCAAAGCATGGCGAGCCAAAACATGCTGAAGAGCTTTCGTCTCATCGACTACTCAAAGGTGCGCCACTGATTAAATGGCAACTTAAGAACGTCAGTGGCGAGTCTATCATCAACAATACTAAGGCACGATTTGAAGCCAACAGCCTCAATGTTGTGCGCCGCGCCTGCTCGGCTGGACTGGGTATTACCTTGATGCCAGATGTGATGATTCAAGAGCACATCGACAATGGTGATTTGGTGCGAATTTTACCAGAGTGGAGCGCCAACCCGCGTGACATCTACATGCTCTACAATCATAAAGATCATTTGCCAGAAAAAGTGCGTTTGTTTATCGATTTTGTCATCGACTACGCACTTCATTAA
- a CDS encoding SPOR domain-containing protein: MASKFQSRLVGTIVLVAVGVIILPDLLDGKKLHYKEEFASIPLKPEINADVESFEVLEPEEDISVLPEAPVQATVGEDVVEEPEADVVAVKAQEVPERNDYADSAWIIQLMALKNADNAHALVKDLQKRGYQAHVKQEETFTRVIIGPDVSKSKLEKQLIELEQITGSRGQLLKFKPLNP, translated from the coding sequence ATGGCGAGTAAATTCCAAAGCCGTTTAGTGGGTACCATCGTACTGGTGGCGGTCGGGGTGATTATCCTGCCTGACCTGCTTGATGGTAAAAAGCTGCACTACAAAGAAGAATTTGCCAGCATTCCATTAAAGCCAGAAATCAACGCCGATGTGGAATCGTTTGAGGTGCTAGAGCCCGAAGAGGACATCTCAGTGCTTCCAGAAGCGCCTGTGCAAGCGACAGTCGGTGAAGACGTGGTCGAAGAGCCAGAGGCCGATGTAGTGGCAGTAAAGGCACAAGAGGTTCCTGAGCGCAACGATTACGCCGATAGTGCTTGGATCATTCAATTGATGGCATTAAAAAACGCCGACAATGCACACGCCTTAGTGAAAGATCTGCAAAAGCGCGGTTATCAAGCTCACGTGAAGCAGGAGGAGACCTTTACTCGAGTAATTATTGGTCCTGATGTTTCAAAAAGTAAATTAGAGAAGCAATTGATTGAATTGGAGCAAATTACCGGCTCAAGAGGTCAACTGCTCAAATTTAAACCACTAAATCCATAA
- the accD gene encoding acetyl-CoA carboxylase, carboxyltransferase subunit beta — translation MSWLEKILEKSNIVSSRKASIPEGIWTKCTSCEQVLYHAELERNLEVCPKCNHHMRMKARRRLETFLDEGNRVELATELEPQDKLKFKDSKRYKERLSTAQKNSGEKDALVVMQGELLGQPVVACAFEFSFMGGSMGSVVGARFVRAVEAAMENNCGLVCFSASGGARMQEALMSLMQMAKTSAALERLSQKGLPFVSVMTDPTMGGVSASLAMLGDINIGEPKALIGFAGRRVIEQTVREDLPEGFQRSEFLLEHGAIDMIVDRREMRQRVGSMLAKMTNQASPLVVSVEDSPQEPTYEVPEADEKG, via the coding sequence ATGAGTTGGCTTGAAAAGATTTTAGAAAAAAGCAACATCGTTAGCTCGCGCAAAGCATCTATCCCAGAAGGTATCTGGACTAAATGTACTTCATGTGAGCAAGTACTTTATCACGCAGAACTAGAGCGTAACCTTGAGGTTTGCCCTAAGTGTAACCACCACATGCGAATGAAAGCACGTCGTCGTCTAGAAACGTTCTTAGACGAAGGTAACCGTGTTGAACTGGCAACTGAGCTTGAGCCTCAAGATAAGCTTAAGTTTAAAGACTCTAAGCGTTACAAAGAGCGCCTTTCTACCGCACAGAAAAACAGTGGCGAGAAAGACGCGCTGGTTGTCATGCAAGGTGAACTACTAGGTCAACCTGTTGTGGCGTGTGCATTTGAGTTCTCCTTCATGGGTGGCTCGATGGGTTCTGTAGTTGGTGCTCGCTTTGTACGCGCCGTAGAAGCTGCAATGGAAAACAACTGTGGCCTTGTCTGTTTCTCAGCAAGTGGCGGCGCGCGTATGCAAGAGGCGCTAATGTCGCTAATGCAGATGGCGAAAACCAGTGCTGCACTTGAGCGTCTATCGCAAAAAGGCCTGCCGTTTGTGTCAGTGATGACAGACCCAACGATGGGCGGTGTATCAGCGAGTCTAGCCATGCTAGGTGACATCAACATCGGTGAGCCAAAAGCACTGATTGGTTTTGCGGGTCGTCGTGTTATCGAACAAACGGTTCGTGAAGATCTTCCAGAAGGCTTCCAGCGTAGTGAGTTCCTGCTAGAGCATGGTGCGATTGATATGATTGTTGATCGTCGTGAAATGCGTCAGCGCGTTGGCAGCATGCTAGCGAAAATGACCAACCAAGCGTCACCACTTGTGGTCTCTGTGGAAGATTCTCCACAAGAACCTACATATGAAGTACCAGAAGCGGACGAAAAAGGGTAA